From Methanocella paludicola SANAE, a single genomic window includes:
- a CDS encoding phosphotransferase: MLKRSKGLAYTLLYNRFMVWLIVLLVGAGYVILRAVDGIFYLNFRRLMSGVVHDASRDSLTVVRKAQVSHLFRRKYKLKKIRMELAGGSYWMSIPVIVTGIGRDKNERKYMGKIIDDASVLKHRYMTLMRNLGAMASGAGLTFDEHADAKDMVEYERDSLMRLKDQGVAVPEVFGVHRLNDGDYMLVMEFVEGKPLSKVELSEGIVEQVFATLKTMHEKGVFHGDVKLDNFLFDGRCLVVVDCLKIQEADMQKAQDFDLICAICALAQKVPVPKVVELALKYHSGEELRRSCGLIGIALNKVDLDLPEDKVDAIVDMLGPEDLAPLPEAAS, translated from the coding sequence ATGTTGAAGCGCTCAAAGGGACTTGCCTATACGCTGCTATATAACCGGTTCATGGTCTGGCTGATCGTTCTACTGGTGGGCGCAGGCTATGTCATATTAAGGGCTGTCGATGGTATTTTCTACCTCAACTTCAGGCGCCTGATGTCGGGCGTCGTCCACGACGCGTCCCGGGATAGCCTGACCGTCGTGAGGAAGGCCCAGGTCAGCCACCTGTTCCGGCGAAAGTATAAGCTGAAAAAGATCCGGATGGAGCTGGCCGGAGGCTCGTACTGGATGTCCATCCCCGTCATCGTAACGGGCATCGGCCGGGATAAAAACGAGCGGAAGTACATGGGCAAGATCATCGACGATGCCAGCGTCCTGAAGCACCGGTACATGACGCTCATGAGGAACCTGGGGGCCATGGCCAGCGGCGCCGGGTTGACCTTCGACGAGCACGCCGACGCGAAGGACATGGTGGAGTACGAGCGGGACAGCCTCATGCGGCTAAAAGACCAGGGCGTTGCGGTGCCCGAAGTATTCGGGGTGCACAGGCTTAACGACGGGGACTACATGCTCGTCATGGAGTTCGTCGAGGGAAAGCCCCTATCTAAGGTGGAGCTGTCTGAAGGCATCGTCGAGCAGGTCTTCGCGACGCTGAAGACAATGCACGAAAAGGGAGTGTTCCACGGCGATGTGAAGCTGGATAACTTTTTATTCGACGGGCGCTGCCTGGTCGTCGTAGACTGCCTTAAGATACAGGAGGCAGACATGCAGAAGGCCCAGGATTTCGATCTTATTTGCGCGATATGTGCTCTCGCCCAGAAAGTGCCCGTCCCGAAGGTCGTGGAGCTGGCGCTGAAATATCATTCCGGGGAAGAGCTGAGGCGGTCATGCGGTCTCATCGGCATCGCGCTGAACAAGGTGGACCTTGACCTGCCCGAGGATAAGGTCGATGCTATCGTAGACATGCTGGGCCCGGAGGATCTGGCGCCTTTGCCTGAAGCGGCGTCATGA
- a CDS encoding roadblock/LC7 domain-containing protein codes for MLKRILGDLAKVEGVNAAAIVGRDGFIIEHVANIQVDMDALGAMASTSVGTSEAMGIELGKGNFEQVLVELEKGPIMLSVVSQNEILAIVAEHGANIGRIRYEVKKNKDRIAAAL; via the coding sequence ATGTTAAAGAGGATTTTGGGCGACCTGGCAAAGGTCGAGGGGGTAAACGCTGCGGCGATCGTGGGCCGTGACGGCTTCATCATCGAGCACGTGGCGAATATCCAGGTGGACATGGACGCGCTCGGTGCGATGGCTTCGACGAGCGTCGGTACGTCAGAGGCAATGGGCATCGAGCTGGGCAAGGGCAACTTCGAGCAGGTGCTGGTCGAGCTGGAAAAGGGCCCGATCATGCTCTCCGTGGTCAGCCAGAACGAGATCCTGGCCATCGTGGCAGAGCACGGCGCCAACATCGGCCGCATCAGGTACGAGGTGAAGAAGAACAAGGACCGGATAGCTGCGGCGCTATAA
- a CDS encoding SprT-like domain-containing protein, translating into MENDHMLKMQAINEYLSDTRQRFWTINQDYFDNSIPDIMLRISDRLYSRIGYAHSNPLGIVLSYRYLQKYGWDVMDDVFKHEIAHVYAYHFHGERGHRGCNFLDACSRMGVSPSARTNELFVEREKWYYRCRKCGDSIFTYRPLTKVEYCECCAPSDESMLIKVTKDQLSIPLNEFRARIRPKISVYQCSKCGREVRRYKRWSDKHSCALCHPGVFDETCLMTLVRG; encoded by the coding sequence ATGGAAAACGATCACATGCTGAAGATGCAGGCCATAAACGAATATCTGAGCGATACGCGGCAGCGCTTCTGGACGATCAACCAGGACTATTTCGATAACAGCATCCCCGACATCATGCTGCGCATCAGCGACCGCCTGTACAGCCGTATCGGGTACGCCCACAGCAACCCGCTCGGCATCGTCCTCTCCTATCGGTATCTGCAGAAATACGGGTGGGACGTGATGGACGACGTCTTCAAGCACGAGATCGCTCACGTTTACGCTTATCATTTCCACGGCGAGCGCGGCCACCGCGGCTGTAACTTCCTGGACGCGTGCAGCCGCATGGGCGTGTCGCCCAGCGCGAGGACCAACGAGCTCTTCGTCGAGCGGGAAAAATGGTATTACCGCTGCCGGAAGTGCGGCGATTCGATCTTTACCTACAGGCCCCTGACGAAAGTGGAGTACTGCGAATGCTGTGCGCCGTCCGACGAGAGCATGCTCATCAAGGTCACGAAAGATCAGCTTAGCATCCCGCTGAACGAGTTCAGGGCCCGCATAAGGCCGAAGATCTCGGTCTACCAGTGCTCGAAGTGCGGACGCGAGGTCAGGCGCTACAAGCGGTGGTCCGATAAGCATTCCTGCGCTCTCTGCCATCCCGGCGTGTTCGACGAGACGTGCCTCATGACGCTGGTCCGCGGCTAA
- a CDS encoding 4Fe-4S dicluster domain-containing protein has protein sequence MVKIVIDSEVCIGCGLCVHDCPMHVYELKSGRSTVANPDDCMMCLSCHEICPSNAIEHQDIYLSRRLYVDLEVCSMLRRFI, from the coding sequence ATGGTAAAAATCGTGATCGATAGCGAAGTCTGCATCGGCTGCGGCCTCTGTGTCCACGACTGCCCGATGCATGTCTATGAGCTGAAGAGCGGGAGATCAACGGTGGCTAACCCGGACGACTGCATGATGTGCCTCTCCTGCCACGAGATATGCCCGTCGAACGCGATAGAGCACCAGGATATTTACCTTTCCCGGCGCCTTTACGTCGACCTCGAGGTCTGCTCCATGCTCAGGAGGTTCATCTAA
- a CDS encoding roadblock/LC7 domain-containing protein, whose amino-acid sequence MKIPDGKLIAETVKPVPEALKEYGHDFRGCISIRQGENGMASEGFIIVDDGNVLASAFATMGIVLYQMNALDRMMALKAPELKVFAYGEGEKAQVFAGYPDSIIGGMSNAPEANTWEAEAPAAPEPRKIPYDVLLATVIQLPGVIAAALVVDGLPIYQQGQQVDFEHIAVATEDMVRSGARIAGELQLGSADQIILETPSNKVVIAPLNDMFLCVLTSADANLGLVRLSIRNAQNNMREQ is encoded by the coding sequence GTGAAAATACCCGACGGTAAGCTCATAGCGGAGACGGTGAAGCCCGTGCCCGAGGCACTAAAGGAGTACGGGCACGACTTCCGGGGATGCATCTCGATAAGACAGGGCGAGAACGGCATGGCAAGCGAAGGCTTCATCATCGTAGATGACGGCAACGTGCTGGCCTCCGCATTCGCCACGATGGGCATCGTGCTGTACCAGATGAACGCGCTGGACCGCATGATGGCGCTCAAGGCGCCGGAGCTCAAGGTTTTCGCCTACGGCGAAGGAGAGAAGGCGCAGGTCTTCGCGGGCTATCCGGACTCGATCATCGGCGGCATGTCGAATGCGCCCGAGGCGAATACCTGGGAAGCAGAGGCGCCGGCCGCTCCGGAGCCCAGGAAGATCCCGTATGACGTGCTGCTGGCCACGGTGATACAGCTTCCGGGCGTCATCGCCGCGGCGCTGGTCGTCGACGGCCTGCCCATCTACCAGCAGGGCCAGCAGGTGGACTTCGAGCACATCGCCGTGGCCACCGAGGACATGGTGCGCAGCGGCGCCCGCATCGCCGGCGAGCTGCAGCTCGGCAGCGCCGACCAGATCATCCTCGAGACACCGTCGAACAAGGTGGTCATCGCGCCCCTGAACGACATGTTCCTGTGCGTGCTGACCTCGGCCGACGCGAACCTGGGCCTGGTACGGCTGAGCATCCGGAACGCGCAGAATAACATGAGGGAACAATGA
- the minD gene encoding cell division ATPase MinD, translating into MTKVFTIASGKGGTGKTMTTANLGTALALLGKRTIILDADIGMANLGLVLGLEKSKITLHEVLAGKADIQQAIYELPTGLRVVPSGISLQGFQNADPDRLQFVMSKLVMDADYVLIDAPAGISKDGVIPLAIADEVLLVVNPELSSLADSVKIKVLTEMVGGAVGGVVLNRASSEKTMLTSQKIGQIMGAEVLEVIPEDASVRRAAAFKTPVVVMYPDSPAAKGFKRLAARIAGTKVATVETAEGKKETFIDRLARSLFGGV; encoded by the coding sequence ATGACCAAAGTATTTACCATAGCCTCCGGAAAGGGCGGTACCGGCAAGACCATGACGACGGCTAACCTTGGAACCGCCCTGGCGCTGTTAGGCAAGCGTACGATAATTCTGGACGCGGATATCGGAATGGCTAACCTCGGCCTGGTGCTGGGGCTGGAGAAGAGCAAGATCACCCTGCACGAGGTCCTGGCGGGCAAGGCCGATATACAGCAGGCGATCTATGAGCTTCCCACCGGCCTTCGCGTGGTGCCGAGCGGCATATCGCTCCAGGGCTTCCAGAACGCCGATCCTGACCGGCTCCAGTTCGTCATGAGCAAGCTCGTCATGGACGCCGACTACGTGCTGATCGACGCTCCCGCGGGCATCAGCAAGGACGGCGTCATTCCGCTGGCCATCGCAGACGAGGTCCTGCTCGTGGTGAACCCCGAGCTATCGTCGCTGGCGGATTCCGTCAAGATCAAAGTGCTCACCGAGATGGTCGGGGGCGCCGTGGGCGGCGTGGTGCTGAACCGCGCGTCCTCGGAAAAGACCATGCTTACCAGCCAGAAGATCGGGCAGATCATGGGCGCAGAAGTGCTCGAAGTGATCCCCGAGGACGCCAGCGTGCGCAGGGCAGCGGCCTTCAAGACTCCGGTCGTCGTCATGTACCCGGACAGCCCGGCCGCGAAGGGCTTCAAGAGGCTGGCCGCGAGGATCGCCGGCACAAAGGTGGCCACAGTAGAGACTGCAGAGGGGAAGAAGGAAACGTTCATAGACCGTCTCGCACGGTCATTATTCGGAGGCGTATGA
- a CDS encoding flavodoxin family protein, whose product MKTIIVCVSESHGNTMKVAKAMAEVLDAPVVSPEEFDAGKAGEYDLIGLGSGIYKGKHHKSILELAEKLPEPDEEQDKSVFIFSTAGKGDINQHRHLNLIISKKGYRNAGEFICKGWDTAGLFKYIGGINKGLPNRAMIEQARDFAKTLRA is encoded by the coding sequence ATGAAAACGATCATCGTATGCGTTTCAGAGTCCCACGGGAATACCATGAAGGTGGCGAAGGCGATGGCGGAGGTACTGGACGCGCCCGTGGTGAGCCCGGAGGAGTTCGACGCCGGCAAGGCGGGCGAATACGACCTCATCGGCCTGGGCTCCGGCATCTATAAAGGCAAGCACCATAAAAGCATTCTCGAGCTGGCGGAAAAGCTGCCGGAACCGGACGAGGAGCAGGATAAGAGCGTTTTCATCTTCTCCACGGCCGGCAAGGGCGACATCAACCAGCACCGGCACCTGAACCTCATAATCTCCAAAAAGGGCTACCGGAACGCCGGCGAGTTCATCTGCAAAGGCTGGGACACTGCCGGCCTGTTCAAGTACATCGGCGGCATCAACAAAGGCCTCCCGAACAGGGCGATGATCGAGCAGGCCCGCGACTTCGCTAAGACTTTGCGAGCCTAG
- a CDS encoding NADH ubiquinone oxidoreductase: MLKLATEPLASCAGCHVSILDLHEDILQLLGKAELVYSPILMDVKEPPDGIDIAIIGGAIRNKENMERVKKLRQKAKTVIAYGTCACFGGVSGLSIIHSRDEILSSVYTDSVSTTSKTIPKDDIPELLYRGYAVGDVIKVDYYITGCPPKETFLRKILLPLVEGHVPELPKKSVCAECDRNMELVKNWKLKRRYEGIPEEGKCLLGQGYLCMGSVTFGRCGALCTHHGIPCHGCSGPSLDVLREPCRDLYNILVMRIQHLTELPQAEIEKELYDVPHTIYPFVMGSKIMENKSVSKIPDIIKERHL, encoded by the coding sequence ATGCTGAAGCTGGCAACAGAACCCCTGGCGTCCTGCGCGGGATGCCACGTGTCCATACTGGACCTGCACGAGGACATATTACAATTACTGGGCAAGGCAGAGCTCGTATACTCCCCTATTTTGATGGACGTAAAGGAGCCGCCCGACGGCATCGACATCGCCATCATCGGGGGCGCCATCCGCAACAAGGAGAACATGGAGCGGGTGAAAAAGCTGAGGCAGAAGGCCAAGACGGTCATCGCCTACGGCACCTGCGCGTGCTTCGGCGGCGTCTCGGGGCTTTCGATCATCCACAGCCGGGACGAGATACTGAGCAGCGTCTACACCGATTCGGTATCGACCACGAGCAAGACCATACCGAAGGACGACATTCCTGAGTTACTGTACCGCGGCTATGCGGTGGGGGACGTCATCAAGGTGGACTACTATATTACCGGCTGCCCGCCCAAGGAGACGTTCTTACGCAAGATACTCCTGCCGCTGGTCGAGGGCCACGTGCCCGAACTGCCCAAGAAGTCCGTCTGTGCCGAGTGCGACCGGAACATGGAATTAGTGAAGAACTGGAAGCTCAAGCGCCGGTACGAGGGCATACCCGAAGAGGGCAAATGCCTGCTCGGGCAGGGCTATTTATGCATGGGCTCCGTCACGTTCGGCCGGTGCGGCGCGCTATGCACGCACCACGGCATACCCTGCCATGGCTGCAGCGGCCCGTCGCTCGACGTGCTGAGAGAGCCATGCCGTGACCTGTACAATATCCTGGTCATGCGCATCCAGCATTTGACCGAATTACCGCAGGCGGAGATCGAGAAGGAGCTCTACGACGTGCCCCACACGATATACCCGTTCGTCATGGGCAGCAAGATAATGGAGAACAAGTCCGTGTCTAAGATACCCGATATCATCAAGGAGAGACACCTATGA
- a CDS encoding Ni/Fe hydrogenase subunit alpha — protein sequence MKKLTIHPLSRIEGHASVTINLDDKGEVADAHFHATELRGFEKFLEGAAVEEAPRITPRICGICPTVHHLASAKAVDEIFGAQVPETALKLRRLLDMGQFIHSHALHLFLLALPDYILGPDYNPALRNVVGLVQANPELAKMAIEGRKIGQRITEETGGKPIHPVSAVPGGMSFALANEKRAELEAMAKRSVEIARISWPVVMKMMDKYADLVNSVGLVQSDFVGLTRNGKLEFYDGNVRAIDSGGVQLADFPGKDYLSYIEETAEPYSYMKFTKLKKGNGFYRVGPLARVNIVDSIGTPEADKMLAEFRAKYGRVPQQSLLYHAARTIEYMAASETALSLLQDSAITDKNVRTAVTGVKNTRGIGVVEATRGTLIHDYTVNDKGFITKANLIVATGHNNRAIDRAVLQSSQKLIHGDNVSEGTLNRIEMVVRAYDPCVSCATHAIGRMPVQLTVVDSEGNVIREVTKC from the coding sequence ATGAAGAAGCTTACCATTCACCCGCTTTCGCGGATCGAGGGCCACGCCAGCGTCACGATCAACTTAGACGATAAGGGCGAAGTGGCGGACGCCCACTTCCACGCGACCGAGCTCAGGGGCTTCGAGAAGTTCCTGGAGGGCGCGGCGGTCGAGGAAGCCCCGCGCATCACGCCCCGCATCTGCGGTATCTGCCCGACGGTCCACCACCTGGCTTCGGCCAAGGCGGTCGACGAGATATTCGGCGCGCAGGTGCCCGAGACGGCCCTCAAGCTCCGAAGGCTCCTCGACATGGGGCAGTTCATCCACTCCCACGCGCTGCACTTATTCTTACTCGCTCTGCCGGACTACATACTGGGCCCGGACTACAACCCCGCGCTCCGCAACGTCGTCGGGCTGGTCCAGGCCAACCCGGAGCTGGCAAAGATGGCCATCGAGGGCCGCAAGATCGGCCAGCGCATCACCGAGGAGACCGGCGGCAAGCCCATCCACCCTGTGTCGGCAGTGCCCGGCGGCATGTCGTTCGCCCTCGCGAACGAGAAGAGGGCTGAGCTGGAGGCCATGGCAAAGCGCTCCGTGGAGATCGCGAGGATCTCCTGGCCTGTGGTCATGAAGATGATGGACAAGTACGCCGATCTGGTCAACAGCGTAGGCCTCGTGCAGTCCGACTTCGTGGGCCTGACCAGGAACGGCAAGCTCGAGTTCTACGACGGCAACGTTCGTGCCATTGATTCCGGCGGAGTGCAGCTGGCCGACTTCCCGGGCAAGGACTACCTCAGCTACATCGAGGAGACGGCAGAGCCGTACTCGTACATGAAGTTCACGAAGCTCAAGAAGGGCAACGGCTTTTACCGCGTCGGCCCCCTGGCCAGGGTGAACATCGTCGACTCCATCGGTACGCCGGAAGCTGACAAAATGCTGGCCGAGTTCCGGGCGAAGTACGGCCGCGTGCCGCAGCAGTCGCTGCTCTACCACGCCGCCCGCACCATCGAGTACATGGCGGCGAGCGAGACGGCGCTCTCGCTGCTCCAGGACTCCGCTATAACGGATAAGAACGTGCGCACCGCCGTCACGGGCGTGAAGAATACCCGGGGCATCGGCGTCGTCGAGGCGACCCGCGGCACGCTCATCCACGACTATACGGTCAACGATAAGGGTTTCATCACGAAGGCGAACCTGATCGTGGCGACGGGCCACAACAACCGGGCCATCGACCGGGCAGTCCTGCAGTCATCTCAGAAGCTCATACACGGCGATAACGTGAGCGAGGGCACCTTGAACCGCATCGAGATGGTGGTAAGGGCCTATGACCCGTGCGTCTCGTGTGCCACGCACGCGATCGGGCGCATGCCGGTCCAGCTTACGGTCGTCGACTCAGAGGGTAATGTCATTCGCGAGGTAACAAAATGTTAA